The following coding sequences are from one Mastomys coucha isolate ucsf_1 unplaced genomic scaffold, UCSF_Mcou_1 pScaffold9, whole genome shotgun sequence window:
- the Commd6 gene encoding COMM domain-containing protein 6 isoform X2 codes for MAVSSDSCRSLKYPYVTVMLKVADHSGQVNSKSIEMTIPQFQNFYRQFKEMAAVIETV; via the exons ATGGCTGTGAGCTCAGACAGCTGCAGATCTCTCAAGTATCCTTATGTGACAGTGATGCTAAAGGTGGCAGATCATTCCGGCCAAGTAAACAGCAAGTCCATCGAAATGACAATTCCACAGTTTCAG aACTTCTACAGACAGTTCAAGGAAATGGCCGCTGTGATTGAGACTGTGTGA
- the Commd6 gene encoding COMM domain-containing protein 6 isoform X1, whose amino-acid sequence MEESPLREPVLDAKSEVTGQLLDFQWKLGMAVSSDSCRSLKYPYVTVMLKVADHSGQVNSKSIEMTIPQFQNFYRQFKEMAAVIETV is encoded by the exons ATGGAGGAGTCTCCGCTCAGGGAGCCCGTGCTGGACGCCAAGTCGGAG GTCACCGGTCAG CTTCTAGATTTTCAGTGGAAACTGGGCATGGCTGTGAGCTCAGACAGCTGCAGATCTCTCAAGTATCCTTATGTGACAGTGATGCTAAAGGTGGCAGATCATTCCGGCCAAGTAAACAGCAAGTCCATCGAAATGACAATTCCACAGTTTCAG aACTTCTACAGACAGTTCAAGGAAATGGCCGCTGTGATTGAGACTGTGTGA